The genomic segment GAGTCATCAGGGTCTTCTCCTGATTTACCCTCACATAGCATTACAGTCAACATCGCCCCCTCATGGTCAGAGGTGATAATTGTCCCACACCTGCAGCTGGTGGAAACACTTCAATACTGCTAATAAAagttattaaaactgaatttatcCTCCTTTCAAACATACATTTTCTGTATCAATAAAAGGCTGCAGTTGGCTGAAAATgcaatatgaaataaaaacatggacagacaaaacatttcattatatatgtatttaaatcaaacacaatttaaatatattatagattacatacacatacatgtcaGAGAACATTAGTGGTACATAGTACCAAGAGTCTTTTCTGGTTCTTTGCCACATCTTGGAAAGgctaaacagaaattaaaacaaaaggttttattaaTTGAACTTTGATCGCCATAAAAAGGACTCCCGTTGATATATGGGGCAAACCAGAAATGTAGAAACATTTAAGGACATGGAGTTTGAAGTTTTCCAAAACAAATGGAGCACTTCATTTCATTAGGGAGTATTTCTTCTATAATCTGAGGAGGTGCCAGAAGGTTACCGCAGGGGGGGAGTCATCGAGTCCAAGAACTGGATCGGAAACCACTTCTGTTTCATAGTTCACAGACGTTCTACAGTACGTAcagttaaaggtgcagtaaGCAGGTTTGATCAATTATTCCAGGATAACACAGCGTTTCCCATACACTGACCAATGCGTGAAGGGCTGCCACAAATTGactgattgatttttttctcaacacaatttaaaaacacaatttatcaGTCGGCTCTCgttctccctcacacacacaaacagatttccTGCTCTCCACGCACAGCCTGTatccaaacacaaagaaaaacgcAAAGAAGCGGAATATTTGGCACAGAGAAGACGGTGCCAGAGCGTCTCGGTTTGCAAGTTAGGAAAATTGCATTAGCTTGCTAGCACCCTTCTCTACTGGATTATCTCCCTCCTTGTTCATTATCTAACCAGTGAAGAACCGTCGCCATcttgtgggtgtgtgcgtgctcACTACTACAACGCTGATATACACCTGCGCTCAACCGTCACCCCGAATCTGAAGTACATCAAGGaatctgagagagagaacagaggatCTGACCAAATCACCGAGCCCGTCAGAGAGAAAAGCGCCTACTCTGCATACAGTTCACGTTGATGGAATGATTATTACTCCAGCACCAACAAAAACCGACAACAGTACaaagaaacctttaaaaaataataaaaaaaaaagtctaaaagagTCGGACTGTAACGCCAATCTGACGCCTGACGATATCAGCAGAGAGTTTCAAAGATATAGAGATTCCCTCAGGTCTCTCTGGAGCTCCCCCTATAGTTTAGGAGTTTTTACAACACCATCCaaaacattcatccatccattgtctagcAAATTTAAGCTGTGGAGACATGTCCATGCTGTTGGCATCCGTTTTGCatgcttcagtgttttttttcgcTTGGTGAGAcagttgtttcctcttcggtTTTCACTGCTCCTTTTTCACCGCTATTGCTGCCATAATCGAATAGCAGGTACCTggatagactgtgtgtgtgtgtgggtagtGACGTAAAGCAATAAATGTTTCGTACAGCCTCCTGATTGGGAGGACTCCGGGACGGCGGCCCTGACCTTGcaaggttggttttccacttaCAGACATtttacaagacatttaaccatcacaatgactccgaagctgttaaattagggcaAAAATACTGCATAGTTCCGCTTTTAAATTAGTGCTGCAATCCTAAAACGTGAGAATCTTAAGGCCCCCCCCCACGCGTGGGTGAAACTAAACAATCAATTATTTTTCCCAGCAAACCTGccgactgcagctttaacagccaAGGTAACACAGCTCACACGAGggagcaccagcagcagcaaaaaccaCTCCATGCAGGTGGAGGAGAAGCGTATGTAAAAGTTGTACAACCCCCTCCTGAACTGATACTTAACCAGTCGTCCCTTACGACAACCGTTCATCTAAAAACAAGGAATgcttataaaaaaaaggtgtgagcaggtgtggcATCAGGGAGCGAGGGAAATTCagtctttgtttggttttttttcccatcctcCATAGGTCCGAGATGagacactgtacaaacactacgTCTATAGCAGCGCGGTGAGCGTCCCGATGGAGATGCTGCTTCTTTCTTCCAGCTTCGTGTTGAACGTCTCCATCATGAGGAGGGACTTCCTTCAGTCTGGTGCTTTATTCCTGACTACACGTGTACCTTTATAGTGTTATTATGGAGTTTTGAACTTCAAGAGACTATCAGCCTGATCGCTCACTCAAGCTCTCAACCACATACACTTGTAGGCGTGGAGACTTGGTGTTCAGGGAGGTGATGATAAGAAAAAGCCTTGTTTGTTCTCAGAGTGATGCAGTTCGTTACCAGGTGAACCCTGTGCGAGGTTTGTCACTGTCCTGGCTGATGCTAGCAGGGAGTGAGTGACGTTTTTATTTGGATCATCTGCAGGGTCATAACTGCACACAGACAAAAGAGCGTTGGACTGCGGTCAATAAATGCATCACCACACACAAGCAAGAATACCGAAAACAAGCTTTTCATACCTTGGTGGATTGGCCAGGGCTGTCGTGATGCGACTGGTGGACAACGTCGTTGACGATCATCTTGGCAATCTGCCACGCCATCTCTTCCTGTGCCTGGAGTCACAGCTTAATCAATAACTTTGACTAAGACTTTTTGTAATCTACAGACTTTAATAAATCATACATCCTACAGTGACGTCACAAAGTGAATTTGAATGCATTACCCTTGAGAGCCTCGAAGCGCTGAATCATTTAtgattatttaacattttacagcCTCACCTCATCGGAGTTGCCTTGAACCCATTTCTTCATTGCTTGAGAAAATATGGAGCCTGAAAGAGAGACGAGCAGAGCGAGACTAACATCAGCAAGCGGAGACTAGTGACTAGATGACAGGTTTCTCATCAGCCCAAATGTCTGGTAAGCTAAGAATCAGCTGTAAGGAGAGTGGAGGCTGCCACAGAGGAAGTTTATATTCACTGGCACAAAGTAGGTGTGAGGAGGAAGGAGATTAAATATGACAGAGTGAGGGCAAAAATACAATGAGAACATGGAGACAGATGGAGATAgaattgagagagagagagaagagtgagtGTGTCATGCCTTTGGATTTCTTCACATCGGGCTCTGGCTCTGCCTCCCTGATAAACTGGCCGAGCTCATTCACCTTCCCAAACGTCATCTTCCTGTGCAGACAAAAGGAGAGGAAGACGATTGAAGACAGCAGACAGAGCAAATGGGACAAAGCTGAGCCTCaggcgcacacgcacacacacacacacactcatgtcacAGAATTTCCAACACCAGTGAGGGAGCACGTCCGTCAGATAATCAAGCATTCACGCATATTTGTCCCTTTAATGCTTGCAGTGGATGAACCCTGATGCTTGGTGCTGGACGCAGCTATCagaggttagcagagcagtgtcggTCATGGCCGACAACGGAGCCAGAattgataaaaacaaagataacaAGATACAGGCATGCAGCAGCCAAAGGAacaatattacatattacaacaacaatgaaAGGCTCAACTGTGAAAGATCATTTTTGGGGTGTCATCTAAAATACAGATTTAGCTGTGTATTTATACAAATCTGAAGCAGAACCCATCATGTTTTCTATTGACCTGatgttttacattcatttcttttcattcgACTACTACATAAGCCTAAAATCACAAGAAAACTTAAGGGGGAATTGTATTCAGCCCTTTGAAAGCAAAGGAGAAACACAAGGCTCACCCAGCATATGGTCGCTGGTACAAGGACTCAGGGTCCAGGCTGGCGACATCCACGGTGATCGCCTCATCAAAGTTCTTCAGGATTTTGATCACTGCCTTTCTTGCACCTTGCTGTAGTGACGACACCATAAGCGGAACATTTAGCAACATCACATGTaacttcccttttttcttttttttttttcgatgaAGACAACTGAACAACGGGAATGACTAGAAACCCTTGGCATTAACTGAAAGACTTCTTCATTATTGACGTAATGAGGTGGAGCAGTTTTAAATGTCAACAGATAGGGGGGAAAAGGCTGAAGATGTGGGTtaaaggtggggggggggggggctcaccTGAGTCTGAGAGCCCTCACTGGCATTTGAACTTGCGCGGTCGTTGTCCGCGGGCCCGCTCTGACCTGGAGTGTTGacattcacaaattcatccgCCCGCACTGAGTTGATGAGGTCACTCAGGTATTTGTAGTAAAGGTTGCTAGACAGGAAGCCTGGCATGTACACCTGAGTGAATGTAAAACAGGGTAATGAGCTGCCTGATATATTTCACAAGTTACAAGAGGTTTACGACGAACCTTTACAGTGTCAACCTTCTGTTTCATTCGTGTAATGCAGGTGCATTTGTCAGTAGTGTAACGGGACAATTAGTCAGTGACTTGCAACATAAAAACTTGAGGAGGAGCctattaaacacattaaacagttgattttaaaaacatgatgacaCAAGCAGGTGCTTTAGAAAGTccggtgtgtaagaattagtgacatctaatggtgagaccaCAGACTGCAACAAAGTGAGGACTccgaactacagtggcctttgcatatcagaaaatatgtaaacaaatttctctgtcatttcctcCAGTTTGTGCATCAGTTTCTGTGGGAGGAGCCAGTTTCTGTGGGTAAAGCCCTCCTTCATTTTAGTAGTAAGCCTCCATaaaacaaggcccttgcctaaagacCATTTAATtggtttattctaaggctacataAATCAGATGATATTTGTCTCAAAGTAACCATATActtgaaaactggcaacgaaactGCCAGGCTGCAGATTTCTACGTCCTATAGTGCTCCATTCCTCTTTTCTTAAACGAGCACAGTTTGCAGAGCCATTGTCGGGTGGCTATCAGGGAATCTGACCTTCTCCATGGTTGTCCAGGCCTGTCTGAGTGGAGTGTTGAAACAGTCGGGGAGAGGCCCGCCCTCTCTGCAGATATTTGACTCTATTTCCATCCGCACAGAATCGCCGAAGCCTAGAGGGTTAGTAGCTTGGAGTGAAAAATACCTGGAGAGGAAACAACCAAAATCAGCACCTGTTTTATTTACCTATACATTTTAATGCACTGCCCAAATAAAAACCAATACAACAGAAgacaaaatgaagaagaaaaggacaGATAATGTTGTGTCCCAGGAGATGCCCCAAAGACATCAGAAGGCAAAAGTGTGAAAAGGGCCTTTTAATTAGAACAAAGACACAAGTTAAGGCCTGGGGATTAAAATAAAGAGCGATCAAATGACAAAGCAGTGTTTGCCACATACTCCCGACTACCTTGAAACCTACCACCTGCTACTACTGCAATTAACTGACCATTTTTATGATGAATTAATCTGTCACTTAGATTCTCGGTTCGTtttcagaaatgaaaaacaacgtTGAGCAATCAATTCACCGCTGCAGCCCCAGTGAGCACAGGcgagacaacaacacaataacagaTCAGGGGTTTTAAAGACTGCAGTCAAATGCTCAAATAAAAATAGGGACATCTGATTTTTACACTCTCTGATCAATAtgttaaatacaaaaaagaCAGGTCAGTGTACCATGTGCCAGGAAGACGTAACACCTTACATGATCCTTTACTTCAAGTATTGTGTGCCCTCATCGACTCGGTCTCCAGACCATaatatgttaataaaaaaacaagttatagGGACCTGTCCTTTGGGTTGGGTCAATTGGCTCAGTTTACTCTTGGTTTCCCTAACCAGTTACAGGTACATTCATGTTTAAAAGCAACAAAGCACATTTACAATACAGGAAGTAAATATATCATCACATAACTGGTATATAAGAGGAAAACCGTTCAAACATTAGTAGTATATAGTATGCATATGCTGTATtacatatatattgtgtgtACTTAGTAAAGTAAAGGGTtatatttgcttcttttttgtgtgatgaACTATTATAAGTCATTGAGGTACATAATTAAGTTTAAAGCAATACAAGACTGTTCCTGCTGCCGAAGCAGAATAGGAGCTAATTAGCAGTGTGCAGACTATTTTGCTGATGATGATGGAAGTAGTGTTAAAGCAGCAGCACTATCAAgaatcttatatatatataaaaaaaaagaattaaataaatatgggTGTAATTAAACTGCAGCTACTGTATACACTGCACATGGTAGAAACGACCAAAtatgttttagtttatttgaTAAGGAAAGCAAAATGTTAATGAACATCAGGAGTAAAATACAAGATGTGAAGATGCCCGCATTATCAGCAAGAATGCTAATTTACTTCCATAATCCTGAGGCAGGGAACAATTAATAATACTGAAGTAAAAGGATAATAACTCAAATGTGCTTACAGTCCTGGTTTGCCTTaagcaaattaaatcaaacccactcttttcattaaaataaaacaactggaTGAGAGTGAGAAGCAGCAGTCAAAAACACCTACTTGTCGTAGAGAATCATGGCGTCATTTTGAGCCTCCTGACCATCGTACTGGCCCCTTTTAGCAGCGAGCTGATTCTGGAAGTTGTCTGCCGCCAGCCAGAACTGCAGTATATTCATCGCCTCTTCCTTTTCCATGTACTGCAGGGAGGGAGATACAAAGCATGGGATAACTGACATGTTCACACGCACGTGCAGGTTTGCGACATCATTGCGTCACAATTAACTGAATGTCCTGTGCACATGATGACAGAAATTCTCCCACTGAAGTCTCTTATCTGCTAAACTTTGTGTATGGAGGGCTGGACATCATGTTCATACTCACTTTTGTGTGACATGGATGGTTAAAGGCagaattattttgtgtttttttatgttttgctgTCATGTGTTCTCTGTTTATCAGTGCTATGTTGCTGCTAGAACTGATTGTGGAAACAAGAAGAGAGGAGGCAGTTGCTATTAGCACCGTCATGTATGCAGCTAGTGATGCTACTTTCGTTCTGCAACAAAATGGCATGAACAAACACATGATGGTGACAAATTGTCCCCCACCATGTGGTGTATTGCAATAGTCCTGTAAGACATTTTAGTGAAAACATCTGCTGAGGGCAACAAAACAACTTAGGGAGACTTCAGATACTCAAATACTGTCCAGGTGTAAATAGCTGAACAGCCTCTGTGTGTCACCTTCATGACTCACCGTTAACAACATCAGTGTGGCTATGTGTTTGCGATAAAACattatgtaatgtaataaatgatGTGCCGAGAACCACTGAGCCCACTCACCTCTGAGAAGTAGAAGAGCGCTGACTCAGAAAACAAGATGTCAGCGAGGAACACCGAGCCACTCGTTAACACTTCTATCTGGTATTTACAGAAATGATGGCTCCGCTGGAATTCACTAAAGTGCCTGGAAATCAAAGCGCAAATGGAAGATGAGTGCAGCTGCTACTGTGGATATCAGGATGGTAAAAggccaaaaagaaaataagtcaCACTTTGAATTTCGAGTCACGGTGATGGGGAGACTTTCATGCAAAGTTTTTAATTTACGCTTTTGCAAAAAGTTTCACTCAATTGATaaaagtgaggaggaagagactTTAAATTAACTGAGAGCACAATGGGAAGCAGATGCAGAAAGACTTAAGAGAACAACCAGGTGAATATGTTTGGCCTGACACAAGGAGACGGTGACTTTCAATCGCACACTGCGACAAAACATGTCATACAAGAATATTCTACAAGTATACAACATGAGAGTCTCACTGggttttttgaaaaatgtgtgacaGCGGATGAATCGAGTACGAGAATGTGCTTTTCAAGAAAATGAAGAGACTCACTGCTGCTCCAAGATGGCGAAGACTACCGATTGTGCAATGACAAAGCAGTTTGGGTCCACCATGCCGTCCTCTCCACAGATCTTTGCTGCAGTGTTAGAACGGGGATATCACTTAAGACATGGTGACCAAGTTTGATTTGTCTTTCAGAAACTGCACATACATAGTGGCAGCATTCGTATCTTACCAACTATGTCGTTTCTGATCTGTTCTGTGAAGGGAATCGGCCTCACAGCATCTGGGGAGATGTACTTGGTGAAGATGGTGACTGCGTCTTTCTCtatacctgaaacacacagaagcaAATAGCATGATTAGCCAGTGATGCTTTTGGTGGTGCACACTCTAAAGTATAGTTCAGTcccttttaaaatat from the Solea solea chromosome 4, fSolSol10.1, whole genome shotgun sequence genome contains:
- the akap10 gene encoding A-kinase anchor protein 10, mitochondrial isoform X1 translates to MSFFKRKAKSKEPERVTDSKVNRAPANPHSPSLGLRNHHAIQEAAGPSHVAINAISANMDSFARGRTAILKKQPSHMEAAHFGDLGHSSVNYLPQETRSRLSKTLDQVLQDNVAVPHYMHFVELQGADHMVRFWLEAESFRSTSWSRIRAHSLNSVKHSSLAEPVPTLPDGLEHQATAPHTPNTLSRDSSSEGSWVPTERQDFSGTDTGLRPGTPRAETPSRQANSRTGTPCKVQSNSTLRDLSDKLMKSIEKDAVTIFTKYISPDAVRPIPFTEQIRNDIVAKICGEDGMVDPNCFVIAQSVVFAILEQQHFSEFQRSHHFCKYQIEVLTSGSVFLADILFSESALFYFSEYMEKEEAMNILQFWLAADNFQNQLAAKRGQYDGQEAQNDAMILYDKYFSLQATNPLGFGDSVRMEIESNICREGGPLPDCFNTPLRQAWTTMEKVYMPGFLSSNLYYKYLSDLINSVRADEFVNVNTPGQSGPADNDRASSNASEGSQTQQGARKAVIKILKNFDEAITVDVASLDPESLYQRPYAGKMTFGKVNELGQFIREAEPEPDVKKSKGSIFSQAMKKWVQGNSDEAQEEMAWQIAKMIVNDVVHQSHHDSPGQSTKL
- the akap10 gene encoding A-kinase anchor protein 10, mitochondrial isoform X2 — encoded protein: MSFFKRKAKSKEPERVTDSKVNRAPANPHSPSLGLRNHHAIQEAAGPSHVAINAISANMDSFARGRTAILKKQPSHMEAAHFGDLGHSSVNYLPQETRSRLSKTLDQVLQDNVAVPHYMHFVELQGADHMVRFWLEAESFRSTSWSRIRAHSLNSVKHSSLAEPVPTLPDGLEHQATAPHTPNTLSRDSSSEGSWVPTERQDFSGTDTGLRPGTPRAETPSRQANSRTGTPCKVQSNSTLRDLSDKLMKSIEKDAVTIFTKYISPDAVRPIPFTEQIRNDIVAKICGEDGMVDPNCFVIAQSVVFAILEQQHFSEFQRSHHFCKYQIEVLTSGSVFLADILFSESALFYFSEYMEKEEAMNILQFWLAADNFQNQLAAKRGQYDGQEAQNDAMILYDKYFSLQATNPLGFGDSVRMEIESNICREGGPLPDCFNTPLRQAWTTMEKVYMPGFLSSNLYYKYLSDLINSVRADEFVNVNTPGQSGPADNDRASSNASEGSQTQQGARKAVIKILKNFDEAITVDVASLDPESLYQRPYAGKMTFGKVNELGQFIREAEPEPDVKKSKGSIFSQAMKKWVQGNSDEAQEEMAWQIAKMIVNDVVHQSHHDSPGQSTKV